In a genomic window of Candidatus Eremiobacterota bacterium:
- a CDS encoding Uma2 family endonuclease, producing MADSAQPIRVYVTYEDYLELPSDGKRYEVIEGELSMNPAPNLDHQRVLRKLEFTLLEHIEKNHLGELFFAPVDVILSDINIVQPDLVFVSEEKKSIMLKKGIFGAPDLAVEILSPGTSRLDRVSKFQAYSRHGVCWYWIVDPDSQSLEEYQLQGDRYAAGARMAGNDVFHPGIFPGLEIPLSSIWPAHPAPTNGHF from the coding sequence ATGGCCGACTCTGCTCAGCCCATAAGGGTATATGTGACCTATGAAGATTACCTTGAGCTTCCCAGCGACGGCAAGCGCTATGAAGTGATTGAAGGAGAGCTGTCTATGAACCCCGCACCGAATCTCGATCACCAGAGAGTCTTGAGAAAGCTTGAATTTACTCTCCTGGAGCATATAGAGAAAAACCATCTCGGGGAACTATTTTTCGCTCCCGTGGATGTCATCCTCTCCGATATCAACATAGTGCAGCCCGACCTGGTTTTCGTATCGGAGGAAAAGAAATCCATAATGCTGAAGAAAGGGATATTCGGCGCCCCCGACCTGGCAGTTGAGATCCTTTCGCCAGGCACGTCCCGCCTCGACAGGGTCTCCAAGTTCCAGGCATACAGCCGCCATGGTGTCTGCTGGTACTGGATTGTTGACCCCGACAGCCAGTCGCTCGAGGAGTACCAGCTCCAGGGCGACAGGTACGCGGCAGGCGCCAGAATGGCCGGGAATGATGTTTTCCATCCCGGCATCTTCCCGGGTCTTGAAATTCCCCTCTCCTCCATCTGGCCCGCCCATCCTGCCCCCACCAATGGTCATTTTTGA
- a CDS encoding DUF362 domain-containing protein yields MKSKVYFVPVMDSDTDAMISEKLDRLLKGSRVLEFLGRGEKVAVKMHFGEEGNTAFVKPVFARMINVCPVNAITIENEASLIDKSLCIGCASCIGACPTMAMFVDVVSGGFVQEKMAEYASAVLRGKKACFINFAIDINKECDCWGQENPRIAPHVGIFASRDPVAIDKACLDQVNKACGRDIFRETHPERDGMVQLEHAGEIGSMEYELIEV; encoded by the coding sequence ATGAAAAGCAAGGTGTATTTCGTGCCTGTGATGGACTCTGATACCGATGCCATGATAAGCGAGAAGCTTGACAGACTCCTGAAAGGAAGCAGAGTGCTCGAGTTCCTCGGGAGAGGTGAGAAGGTAGCGGTGAAGATGCATTTCGGCGAGGAGGGAAACACTGCCTTCGTGAAGCCCGTGTTTGCCAGGATGATAAATGTCTGCCCCGTCAATGCGATAACCATCGAAAATGAGGCATCGCTCATCGACAAGTCGCTCTGCATAGGATGCGCAAGCTGCATCGGCGCCTGCCCCACGATGGCGATGTTCGTGGATGTGGTATCGGGGGGTTTTGTGCAGGAGAAGATGGCCGAGTATGCGAGTGCCGTCCTCAGGGGGAAGAAGGCGTGCTTCATCAATTTCGCCATAGACATCAACAAGGAGTGCGACTGCTGGGGCCAGGAAAATCCCCGCATCGCCCCCCACGTGGGAATCTTCGCATCCCGCGACCCCGTGGCCATTGACAAGGCCTGCCTCGATCAGGTGAATAAAGCCTGCGGCAGAGACATTTTCAGGGAGACTCATCCCGAGAGGGACGGGATGGTGCAGCTTGAACATGCCGGGGAGATCGGGAGCATGGAGTATGAGCTGATAGAGGTATAG
- a CDS encoding cyclase family protein, whose product MHREKSKKPPRIVDLSIAIESDLPGDPPGTIPKVEYRDHAAGREAMKEFFPGITRESLPSGLGWAVETVSMGTHSGTHLDAPYHYHPTMDRGRPALTIDEIPLEWCFHDGVLLDFRHKADGEPISAEDVQKELQRIGYEIKPFDIVLVQTGADEAWGTSRYFSRGAGMTRESTLYLTEKGVRITGIDAWSWDRPLPYLAREFQRTGDSRVIWEAHFAGIETGYCHMEKMANLSAIGRPHGFRVCCFPIKIKRASAGWVRPVALIYDE is encoded by the coding sequence ATGCACAGGGAAAAGTCAAAGAAACCTCCGCGTATAGTCGATTTGAGCATTGCCATCGAATCGGATCTTCCGGGCGATCCTCCCGGCACGATTCCAAAAGTGGAATACCGGGATCATGCCGCGGGGAGAGAGGCGATGAAAGAGTTCTTTCCCGGGATCACCCGGGAAAGCCTTCCCTCCGGCCTGGGGTGGGCCGTGGAGACGGTGAGCATGGGCACTCATTCAGGGACCCATCTTGACGCCCCCTATCACTACCACCCGACCATGGACCGCGGCCGGCCTGCTCTGACCATCGACGAAATCCCCCTGGAGTGGTGCTTCCATGATGGCGTGCTGCTGGATTTCCGCCACAAGGCCGATGGGGAACCGATATCGGCGGAAGATGTGCAGAAGGAGCTGCAAAGGATTGGCTATGAAATAAAACCCTTTGACATCGTCCTGGTTCAGACCGGAGCCGATGAGGCCTGGGGCACTTCCCGGTACTTTTCCCGCGGAGCGGGGATGACCAGGGAGAGCACTCTGTACCTCACGGAAAAAGGGGTCAGAATAACCGGGATTGATGCCTGGAGCTGGGACAGGCCCCTGCCATATCTTGCCCGGGAATTCCAGCGGACGGGAGACTCAAGGGTGATATGGGAAGCCCACTTTGCCGGGATTGAAACCGGGTACTGCCACATGGAGAAGATGGCCAATCTATCGGCCATCGGCCGCCCCCACGGCTTCAGGGTCTGTTGTTTTCCGATCAAGATTAAGAGGGCCAGCGCAGGGTGGGTGAGACCCGTGGCCCTCATTTACGATGAGTGA